TATCAGCAGCATGCCGGGGGAGACGCGAAAACGCTGCGCATTCCCGTGGGCATGGGCGTCAACGGGCCGAGTGAAGGGAACATGGTGGTCCTGCACCGGGCCACTTATGGACCAATCCTCCGGGACAATGGCCAATTTTCCAGCCTTGATCCGCTCCAGCGCATCGCAGTGGGCGAACACGCCTTTGATCTGGGCGAGTACCTGGCCGCACTGGCCGTGGAGGGCCGAGCACCAAAAATGGCGCATCCCGTTCCCGGGAGAGCGGTCTACTACCCGCCCTGCCACCTCCGGGAACAAAAGATCGGATATCCGTTTCTGGAATTACTGGAAAACGTCCCCGAGCTGTCCGTTGTTCCGCTCACCGGGACCCTGAACTGCTGCGGCATGGCCGGGATCATGGGCTACAAGAAGCAGTTTCATCACTCCAGCCTGGAACTGGGCGCGCCGTTGATGGACAAGATCCGAGCGCTTCAGCCGGAAACCATCATCACCGAATGCTTGAGCTGTCGCCTGCAATTCCAGCACATGGACAACATCCCGGTCCTGCACCCCGTGGAAGTGCTGCGGACCGCGATGAATGGTCGACGGAGCATCTCGTGAGCGTACGCCGGGTCGGAAAAGAATCTTCTGGCTTTCCGGCCAGCGCGCGAACAGAGGGACGAGATCGATTTATCACTCAGATTCGATAAAGGAGTCGTTATGGCAGAGGAAAAAAAGAATAAAGGATTGTTCGCTCGTTTGTTTGGAACACAAAGTTCTCGCTGCTGCGGCATGCAGATTGAAGAAGTGGGCGAGAATGTACCAATGGCTCAGAGCGAGGATGTCAACGCGGTAAAGCAGAGCCAAGAGCAAGCTTCCGCCAAGCAGGATTTGGGGTCTGAAAATAAAGAAACCGAAAAACCAAACGCACCGACGTGAAGCTGGTCTCCGCCTTCTCAGTCTGAGGAGAAAACAACCCGGAAGCCCATGCAACCTTTGGAAATGGCCCCTTGTTGCGGCGGTGCCGCAACACCTGCTGGAAACGAACAGGCAAGTTCCGACGTTTCTGGTGGTGGGGGCGGCAATCCACGACCATAGGCAATTTTCAAAACAATCTTGGCAGGATGGTTGAGCCTGAACGGCATCCTTTTACAGCAAGGAGAACGCGATGTTCGAAAAAATTCTCTACCCCACCGACGGTTCCGAGGTTTCTCTCCAGGCCTTGAAATACGTGAAAGGGTTGCAGGGGGCCGGTGCCAAACTGGTCGTCCTGCTCAGAGTAGTGGACGAAAAAACCATGGACGTCGTACGCAAGGGAATGACCTTGGCGGGAAAAGAATCCGGTGCGTTTTTAAGCACGGTGTATGAGTCCCTGCTGGAGGAAGCCCGCCAACAGCTCAAACCCATAGCCGAAGAGCTCGAAGCCGCCGGACTGAACGTTTCCATGCGCATTGAATCCGGCAGACCCAGGTCCAGAGTTCTGGAAATCGCTGATGAAGAAAATGTCTCGGCCATTGTCCTTGGCTCCCACGGTCGCGGCAACATGGCCGGCATGCTTCTGGGCTCGGTGGCGGACTACGTTGTGCGTCACGCTAGGCAGTCGGTGATCGTGATCAAAAGACAGGAAGGGCAATCAACCAGGGCAAATGTCAGATGATTCCAGGGGCTCGTTGTCATCGCTCGGAGGCAATACGTCCGTCAACTCCAGCGCCATATCCCCCCGCAGATACTCGGCCAGGCCAAGCATGCCGTCGGCCAGATATTTCACGTCAAAACTTTTGGTTTTCAGATAGGTCATGGCGATGATCGCCCGGTCCTTGAGTGGGCAGGCCGTGACCACCAGCTTGTCGGGGTCGAGCCTGTGCAATTGCCGGGGCAGGTCGGGCAGCGGAATGTGCAGGCCAAACCCCATTTTCCAGGTCGCATGTTCCTCGGCGAAACGGATGTCCACGAACTGGACCTTGTCCTGCTGGAGCAGACCGACCAGCTCCCGACTGGTAATCTTCATGTCCCAGCGGGCCGCATAGTCGTATTGCAACAGGTACTCCTCCAGGGTCGGCTCGTCGGCATGCAGGTTGGAAACCATGAGCAAGGCCGGCAACAACAATGATATCAACAATTTTTTCATGGAACTCTTCTCATAATTTTTTTCATAGTTTTCAATAAAGAAACTACTTCTCCGAGTGTATCAGCTCAAAAAGTCCGGGCAAACTCCACGAATCGACCGCCGTGACGGATGCGCTGAGAGGTGCGTTCCGGCTATGATTCAAGCAGAGACGCAGGCAAGCTCTGCACATAGTCTCTAATTTTATCGCGTACGCGGCGGTAATGGGTCAAGGCTTCCTCTTCATTTTGGGCTTGTTCGGCGAGTTTGGGCGGATCGTCAAAGCCAACGTGGAGCCGTTTTGTCTTGGCGGGAAAGAAAGGGCAGGTTTCTTGGGCATGTCCGCACAGGGTGATCACGTAATCGAATTCCTGCTCCGGCAATTCATCCACGGTCTTGGAGCGAAACCCGCTGATGTCCACCCCGGCTTCGGCCATCACCTTCACGGCCAGAGGATTGAGGCCGTGCCTTTCAATGCCTGCTGAGTAAGCGTCGATGGATTCACTCCTCAGATGCCGAGCCCAGCCCTCAGCCATTTGGCTGCGGCAGGAATTTCCCGTGCACAGAAACAGAATTTGCATTTTTGCCATGATGGCCTCCTCGTTGCTCTTGTTCGGAGATTGCGGGGCTACCCCCAGAAATGACCGAAAATCATCCCGCTGATCGTGGCCATGATCACCACCAGGGTGACGAAGACCACGGTTTTTTTCGTGCCCATGATGCTGCGAATGACCAGCATGTTCGGCAGACTCAGGGCCGGGCCGGCTAGAAGCAGGGCCAGAGCCGGACCCTGGCCCATGCCGCTGCCCAGGAGTCCTTGCAGGATGGGTACTTCAGTCAATGTGGCAAAGTACATGAATGCTCCGGCAAATGCGGCGAAGAAATTCGCGCCCAGTGAATTACCGCCAACGGCCGCGCTGACCCAGGCCGAGGGGATCAGGCCTTCGGCTCCCGGACGCCCGAGGAGCAGGCCGGCAATCAGTACGCCGATGAAGAGCAGGGGCAGAATCTGCTTGGCGAAGATCCACGACGAGGAAAACCACTGGCCCAATTCGTCTTCACGGGTGCTGATCATCACGGAGAGACCCACAAAGCCGACGACAAAGGCAATGGTCGGTTCTTGCGGAAAGAGCAGGGCCAGGGCTGCCGTGGGCAAGGCGACCATGGCCATCCGGGACCAGGGCAGACCGTACCAGGTGGGCAGAATCACGGCCAGGCCAATGGCGAAAAGTGAGGTCAACAACCATTTGTTGCTGTAGACGGCATGCCATATTCCGGTGGATTCACCGGGGGCGCCCCAGTTGGCGAAGACCAGAATGCCGATCATGCTCATGAAATACAGCCCGGTTTGGGTGAGATTTCTCTTCGGCTCCTCCACGGGCAATTCCGCCATTTTGGCGGCCTTGTCCGCTTCTTCCCGGCGATACAACACGTGCATGATCAAGCCGATGACCACGGCAAAGAATATGGCACCCACGGCTCGGGCGATGCCCAATTCCGGACCGAGAACCTGGGCCGTGAGCACAATGGCCAGGATGTTGATGGCCGGACCGGAATAGAGGAAGGCCGTGGCCGGACCGATGCCCGCGCCCATCCGGTAGATCCCGGCGAACAGGGGCAGAATGGTGCAGGAACAAACGGCCAGGATCGAGCCGGAACAGGAGGCCACGCCGTAGGCGCAGGCCTTGTTGGCCTGAGGCCCCAGATATTTGAGCACGGAATTCTGGCTGACGAACACGCCGATGGCTCCGGCGATGAAAAAAGCCGGGATCAGACAGAGCAGGACATGCTCCTGGGCATACCATCTGGCCAGTTGCAGGGCTTCGTGGACCGCGTTGTCGAATCGGGGCACGCCCACGGGCAGATAAAAAGTGGCTAAAAAAACCGCTACAATGACGGCCAGGGGCTTCCATTCGGATTTCCAGTTCATATCAACACCTTTTGTTGTTCAAAAAAGCGGACTGGATTCCCGCCTGCGCGGGAATGACGTTCTACCCCGCTTTCGCCACATTCACCCCTAGTTGCTTCCAACGCATCAAAATGTCCTGCTTGGACATGAAGCCTTCGTGTCGGAAGAGTTCCTTGCCGTCGGTATCGAAAAAAATCTGGGTGGGAATCATCCGAATGCTGAATTGCCGACCGGCCGTCGGGTTTTTCCAGACGTCGATGAAGTGCGTGGCGAATACCTCTGCGTATTCGACCTTCAATTCCTGAAGGATCGGAGCCATCAACTTGCAGGGGAGACAATTGTCCGCGCCTAGATCCACCATGCGGGGCAGGGGCGAGGGATTGCCGGGAAGCAGGCTCGGGTCCACGTCGTTGTCGGCATCATGGGCGGCGGGTTCCCCGAGGCTTTGCAGGTTGACGGCCGCTCTCTCATCAAGCTGCCCGCTTTGGTGCTGATGGATCAAGACAATAGTCCCGAGTACGGCGATCAGAACGACCGCAATGCCGATATGGGTTTTCGAGTTCATGGGGCTTTCCTGGGAAGGGGAGGGTTAATTGGTTGAGATGCCATGTTGAACGCGGGACTGTAAAATGGACTCGCTAGATATCCAGAAACGGCAAGGCGATGAAGTACAATCCCAGCAGGCCGATGAGCATGCCCGCCCCGCGCTTAAACCACAGGCCGCCAGTGGCCATGGACCGGCTTTCCAGGATGCGGCGGACCAGAGCCGTGGAACTGCCGGCAATGACGATGGGGATGCAGTGGCCGATTCCGAAAAGGACGATCAGCAGAATGCCGTTGGCAAACTGTTCCTGAATGGTGATGATGGCCAGGATCGGGGCGATGAAGCCGAAAGTGCAGGAGCCGGAGAGCACTCCGTAGGCAAGTCCCAGAATCAAGGCTCCAGAACGTCCGGAGACCTTGAGCTTGCTCATCAGTCCGGTGGACATGGAACAGCCGGACACACCAATCATGTCCAGAGCCACCCAGATAAGGATCAGCCCCACCAGGATAGTCCACCAGGGGCCGATGTCCCCGAGCATCCGGCCCAGCAGGGCACAAATGATCCCCACCAGGGCGATGGTCACGAACAGGCCGAAAGAAAACAGGCCCGCGTAGACCGCGGCGGCCCGGC
The sequence above is drawn from the Desulfonatronum sp. SC1 genome and encodes:
- a CDS encoding permease, whose protein sequence is MNWKSEWKPLAVIVAVFLATFYLPVGVPRFDNAVHEALQLARWYAQEHVLLCLIPAFFIAGAIGVFVSQNSVLKYLGPQANKACAYGVASCSGSILAVCSCTILPLFAGIYRMGAGIGPATAFLYSGPAINILAIVLTAQVLGPELGIARAVGAIFFAVVIGLIMHVLYRREEADKAAKMAELPVEEPKRNLTQTGLYFMSMIGILVFANWGAPGESTGIWHAVYSNKWLLTSLFAIGLAVILPTWYGLPWSRMAMVALPTAALALLFPQEPTIAFVVGFVGLSVMISTREDELGQWFSSSWIFAKQILPLLFIGVLIAGLLLGRPGAEGLIPSAWVSAAVGGNSLGANFFAAFAGAFMYFATLTEVPILQGLLGSGMGQGPALALLLAGPALSLPNMLVIRSIMGTKKTVVFVTLVVIMATISGMIFGHFWG
- a CDS encoding co-chaperone YbbN — encoded protein: MNSKTHIGIAVVLIAVLGTIVLIHQHQSGQLDERAAVNLQSLGEPAAHDADNDVDPSLLPGNPSPLPRMVDLGADNCLPCKLMAPILQELKVEYAEVFATHFIDVWKNPTAGRQFSIRMIPTQIFFDTDGKELFRHEGFMSKQDILMRWKQLGVNVAKAG
- a CDS encoding cytochrome c biogenesis CcdA family protein translates to MDQFFITLNMWITSGTGLAMAGSFLWGMVSVFFSPCHLASIPLIVGYVAGQNKLIEGRAAAVYAGLFSFGLFVTIALVGIICALLGRMLGDIGPWWTILVGLILIWVALDMIGVSGCSMSTGLMSKLKVSGRSGALILGLAYGVLSGSCTFGFIAPILAIITIQEQFANGILLIVLFGIGHCIPIVIAGSSTALVRRILESRSMATGGLWFKRGAGMLIGLLGLYFIALPFLDI
- a CDS encoding rhodanese-like domain-containing protein; this encodes MKKLLISLLLPALLMVSNLHADEPTLEEYLLQYDYAARWDMKITSRELVGLLQQDKVQFVDIRFAEEHATWKMGFGLHIPLPDLPRQLHRLDPDKLVVTACPLKDRAIIAMTYLKTKSFDVKYLADGMLGLAEYLRGDMALELTDVLPPSDDNEPLESSDICPG
- a CDS encoding arsenate reductase ArsC, which produces MAKMQILFLCTGNSCRSQMAEGWARHLRSESIDAYSAGIERHGLNPLAVKVMAEAGVDISGFRSKTVDELPEQEFDYVITLCGHAQETCPFFPAKTKRLHVGFDDPPKLAEQAQNEEEALTHYRRVRDKIRDYVQSLPASLLES
- a CDS encoding universal stress protein translates to MFEKILYPTDGSEVSLQALKYVKGLQGAGAKLVVLLRVVDEKTMDVVRKGMTLAGKESGAFLSTVYESLLEEARQQLKPIAEELEAAGLNVSMRIESGRPRSRVLEIADEENVSAIVLGSHGRGNMAGMLLGSVADYVVRHARQSVIVIKRQEGQSTRANVR